The window CACTAAAAAGCATGCCCCATTTGAATCCCGGCTTTTCCTCTTCACCACTGCCACATTAAGCCTCTACTAGTAGGGAAGCAAATCTTTTCTTTCCAACTGAAGCTGTGGCTCAACAGGATAATGGATGTTTACAAACAATCTAGTGCCTAGTGAAGCCAGTGGGAGCTTTCTCCAGCTTCAGCTAGGTCTGGGCCAAGGCATGGTTCAGTGCCATTGTCCCATTAGTGTCTCAGTTGTCTTGGACACAGAAAGACAACAATTCTTTAGTCATGACAGGGCAGCCATAGTCACCTAAGTTCAAAAtgttacagaaagagaaaaacaaaagagcaaaacattACTATGGCGACATTTAAATTACTGGGTGGTAGATAAAGTCTTTAGTCATCAAAGTGACCTAGTTTGCTTCCTGAAGTCAGAGGAGCAGTAGGATATGTGTGAGTATTTCTGGATGGAGATAGGTATTACAAGGAAACCAGATTGAAAGTGTGATTTATGATCACCAGTTTACCAGCTTGGTTGTTTTTCTGAACAGTGGTCTAAACCTGTTCCCATAGTACTGcttgaaaattttctgtgaaCTTAATGTATAACGTAGAAAGCAATGCGCTCAGTCCTttataacatttcaaaatgctCATATTCTTAtctaagtattttttcttctagGGAGCCCTGAAAGCCAGGAGATGTATGTTTTTAACCTGACGTCACTCACTGAGTCTGAAAACGTCTTGTCAGCTTTGGTGTATTATTATATTGGTGATCTGCTGCATGCTAGGCCGAACTGTTCCCAGTCCAGAGGCTGTTCTCATCATGGGCACAGGAAACCTGAAATTCAGATACATCTTTCGGTTTGGACCTTTCCTTCTGCTGGGAATCAGACTCGGAGCCTGGGACATTTCCAAATAAATGTCTCCACTGCTTACCAGGATGTCCTTTCCTGGCAGTGGAAGGATATCACTGAGCTCCTGCATGAAGCGAAACAAAACAATGACCTCCTGATCAGTGTCAAAATGGATCTGACCAGCCATCACCCCTGGAAAAGGGCACCTTCTCGCTATGAACCCTACATTCTGATTTATGCCAATGATTCTGCTATTTCAGAGCCAGAGAGCGTTGTCTCTAGTTTGCAAGGACACCGTCGTCCTCTGGCAAGGGTCTTTCCCAGGCCAGAAAACCATGTGAGGAGCAGCCTTGGGAAGCATCGGAGAAAACGCTCCACAAACATTCTGTTGCCATTACAGAATAATGAGCTTCCAGGAGCTGAGTACCAGTACAATGAGGATGAGAGATGGGAAGACAGAAAACCCTACAAAACCTTGCAGCCACGGTTAGCAGAGAGAACaaagagtaagaaaaaacagaggaagaatcATCACCAGAAGAGCCAGACTCTCCAGTTCGATGAGCAAACGCTGAAGAAGGCGAGGAGGAAGCAGTGGAATGAGCCAAGGTATTGCGCCCGGCGCTATCTCAAGGTGGATTTTGCAGACATTGGCTGGAGTGAGTGGATTATTTCCCCTAAATCCTTCGACGCCTATTACTGCTCAGGGGAATGCCAATTCCCAATTCCAAAGGTACAGTCTTTATTGATTCTTTTGCACTGTCTGTTACTGTAAACTATGCATTTTCTTTCCTG of the Athene noctua chromosome 4, bAthNoc1.hap1.1, whole genome shotgun sequence genome contains:
- the BMP3 gene encoding bone morphogenetic protein 3 isoform X2, translating into MAASTRWVLCLCLGWGCLCLAPGEVLKARWVGLRRRAAPGGPPRPGDKVSEHMLRLYDQYSGERAAAQRPPAPPGLPLRQGNTVRGFRPLAAGSPESQEMYVFNLTSLTESENVLSALVYYYIGDLLHARPNCSQSRGCSHHGHRKPEIQIHLSVWTFPSAGNQTRSLGHFQINVSTAYQDVLSWQWKDITELLHEAKQNNDLLISVKMDLTSHHPWKRAPSRYEPYILIYANDSAISEPESVVSSLQGHRRPLARVFPRPENHVRSSLGKHRRKRSTNILLPLQNNELPGAEYQYNEDERWEDRKPYKTLQPRLAERTKSKKKQRKNHHQKSQTLQFDEQTLKKARRKQWNEPRYCARRYLKVDFADIGWSEWIISPKSFDAYYCSGECQFPIPKALKPSNHATIQSIVRAVGVVPGIPEPCCVPDKMSSLSILFFDENKNVVLKVYPNMTVESCACR
- the BMP3 gene encoding bone morphogenetic protein 3 isoform X1, whose translation is MAASTRWVLCLCLGWGCLCLAPGEVLKARWVGLRRRAAPGGVRGGRAGAAAGDYGPGQRQEAEERRRPEPPRPGDKVSEHMLRLYDQYSGERAAAQRPPAPPGLPLRQGNTVRGFRPLAAGSPESQEMYVFNLTSLTESENVLSALVYYYIGDLLHARPNCSQSRGCSHHGHRKPEIQIHLSVWTFPSAGNQTRSLGHFQINVSTAYQDVLSWQWKDITELLHEAKQNNDLLISVKMDLTSHHPWKRAPSRYEPYILIYANDSAISEPESVVSSLQGHRRPLARVFPRPENHVRSSLGKHRRKRSTNILLPLQNNELPGAEYQYNEDERWEDRKPYKTLQPRLAERTKSKKKQRKNHHQKSQTLQFDEQTLKKARRKQWNEPRYCARRYLKVDFADIGWSEWIISPKSFDAYYCSGECQFPIPKALKPSNHATIQSIVRAVGVVPGIPEPCCVPDKMSSLSILFFDENKNVVLKVYPNMTVESCACR